The sequence below is a genomic window from Meles meles chromosome 3, mMelMel3.1 paternal haplotype, whole genome shotgun sequence.
ACGGTGACTCTAGGTATTTGGGTAAGTCCCCAGGGCACGCAGTCCTGAGAAAACCCATTCATGAGGAGGCTTACATTCTCCTGCCTATTATCAGCTGACTTGTGGTCTTGTAGAGGCCATTTTTCTATTCTAGACCCCCGTTTTAAAATGGGTCTGGAGGACTTGGTGTTAGTTTGCAGTCTTGGGGAGTAGCTCGGTAACTCAGGCCAGGGCTGAGCCGCTCCCTGCTCTTCAGGACACAGCAGGCTCTGAGCGTTACGAGGCCATGAGCCGAATCTACTATCGGGGCGCCAAGGCTGCCATCGTCTGCTATGGTAAGAGGGGTTCTGGCCTGTTCCTCAAACAAGAGAGGGTGGGTGTCAGGATGGCCTCAAAGAACAGCCCCTGATCCTTGGTTGTGTTTTCTGCGTGTCCTGTATCAAGACCTGACGGACAGCAGCAGTTTTGAGCGGGCAAAGTTCTGGGTGAAGGAACTGCGCAACCTAGAGGAGGTAAGTGCCAGATCTCACCAAAGGCCTAGGGGCTGGTGGTCCATGGGAGTGACCCTGACCTTGTCTTCTGCTCCAGGGCTGTCAGATCTACCTGTGTGGCACCAAGAGCGACCTACTGGAGGAGGACAGGCGTCGTCGTCGTGTGGACTTCCATGACGTCCAGGACTATGCAGAGAGTAGCTGTTGCTCAgctccctgggggtgggggagggaggtggctgcTTGGGTGGAACACAGAAAATAGGGACTGCCTTAGCTGCCATGCCAAGACGCCTCCGGAAGGTCTTCTGGCTTCCCTGAAGGTGTGGGGTCTATTAGATTCCCTGAACTGCTAGCCTTTCCCTTTGTATCCACCTCATTCTCAGGTAGGAGGCTTTAGTCACTTCTCTTTACAGATATCAAAGCTCAGCTCTTTGAAACATCCAGCAAGACAGGCCAGAGTGTGGGTGAGTGCTGTCCGGGTCTCCTCAGAGCAGGAACAGGCAGGGGCGCCAGAGAAGAGCCTAGAGGGCTGGGTTACTGGGTGACTCCCGTTACTGGCTTTCAGCCCTCACTGACTTGTCCTTTTTCCTGCCAGACGAGCTCTTCCAGAAAGTGGCAGAGGATTACGTCAGTGTGGCTGCCTTCCAGGTGATGACAGGTGTGTGTGCATCCCCAGCCTCTCTGGAGACTTCTTCTAGGCCCACAGCATCTGGCCCCCTTCACGAGTTACCTGATCCCCAAACAGAATGGGGCTGAGCTGCCACCTCTCTTTGACAGAGGACAAGGGCGTGGACCTGGGCCAGAAGGCAAACCCCTACTTCTACAGCTGTTGTCATCACTGAGTCACCACCATTCACCTGGCCTAGGGGAATTAAAGGAGTTCCCCCAGAAGGGCTAGACCTAGCTCCTGTCTGGGCTTGAGTGGTCGTACGTCTGAGCTACCCCGGTCCCCATGGCAGCAGAGGTGGCACCTGCCTGTGCTGGCCCATGAAACAGAGGCAGCATTGGGCTGACTGATGGGCATGAGGAGGGTAAAGGCTTATTTGGACCCCAGGCTCCTGTCCTGGACAACACTTGTGGCTTTTGATTtgtaaataaaatcaatgcactgtGAATCACACTCAGCCCTTCTCCCTGCTGTGTGGATTAGGTGCCAAGACACCTAGTTCTGGGGCCACCTGGCTGGTCTCACTTCTTATATTAAGGCTGCTCTCGGCTCTTACTCTTTCGGAAGCCAAGTAACTCCTGGATTGCATCTGAGATAATGTAGAAACAGGGGCCTTTTCCTGTTCTTTAGGGGGGACAAAGATAAGTAAGGGCTGGGGTTGGGGCAATGTGAAGCTCACGCAAGGCAGGCACTTAAGTGGTGTCCAGAGATCAAAGGGTCAAGCACTCCTACCTCAGACTGGCTGGTTCTACCACTGCTTCTGTCACATTTAGGTTCATGAGTCATGTCTGTGGCTCAGATTCTAAGCTTCCTAGCAACATACTACAAGGTGGCTtaatggaagaaaattttaagttCTGCAAGACAGAAAGGTCTTACAGATCCAGACTGGAATCCAGTTCAGCTATCAACAGAAAAGGTACCTGAACTTGGCCtgagtttctcatctgtaaaatccgGTGACCACTACCCAGTTCAGGACTGCGAAGATCCTGAACAAAAAGTTaattttaggactgaatgtttgCCTTTCCACACTATTCCCCAGAGGGCTTTCTGCTGAAGGGCAGGAATTTCAGGACTAggtcagaaggagagacagactcCCAAGACTCCCCAAAGTATATGTTTGGGGAGGAGGCCAAATACCTCCTTAGAACTATCAGGTGTTAGGGTGGATAGAGCTGGTGCTTCCTGTTCAGCTAAAAACCATACGGCAGCCCTTTTCCAGTACTGAAGGCCTGGCAGCTTTGCCTCTGCTTTCCTGCCTTAGGCCTGGGCCAGGTCTTCTGCAGTGCCTAGCACCTATCTCTTAAGAACTAAAGACATGGCCAGAATGGTCAGACTCAACGCTCAGAAACAACTTTGGTtccacttcctttttaaaaaccaattcCTCAAAATACCCTTCCTTTATGGGTAATGGAAGCTTCCTGTATAGGAGCTGAAACTGACACCAGCCACtcccaaaagaagtgaaagacatTCTGGCAGCTGGTGGTGCTGGGAGGAAACCCACACCACTCCTGGAGATGCTCAGAGGAGGGGCTCACCTCCACCATGTCCCCAACCTGGGAACTATCTCAGAGGCTGGTTTCTGCTCTCACCCCAAGCCCATCCTCCCTCCTGTTAAGCTACATCTCCCCACggacaacaaacaaaacacagggCAAGGGCCATTAAGAGTAAAGTTAAACTTTActttacagtaatttttttttctatatacaaAGAATTACAGTACATGTTTATGGGGACTCCTACAGGGCTCCCCTCTTTTTCACTAAGAGTTTCACTTACAGCTGACAATCtatggggagaggaaggggcaaAAGACCAGTGATGGACCTCAGCTgacaccccccccgcccctttcttaaaaatatatagatctCTATTGTCAGCTTGTTTCTTTGCCAAGACTTAGAAAGCTGCTCTTCCATGAGCTCCTGTGTGCTGCACTCACCCATCTTCAACACACTCCTCTACACGCACACACAGGCAGCACCCACCTCGGACCTGGAGACCGCCTGttctctgcccctaccctggAAGTCTAAAGCACCACAACTGTTCATCTCTGCTCCTACTCCCTGGGCACATCTCCTGTCCACAAAGCTTTACTTGACTTCCAGGGTGTTAGACCTGAAGCCCCTCAATAGCCTGATGGTTTGAAAGTCATGGGAAAGCAGCTCTAAAGAAGGGATCACGTGAGAGTTTAACATGATTTTGCTTACACTGGTAGGAAACATTTCTCAGGCTGTGgatttctaattaaaataaacTCTTTCCACTTCCTTAAGAAATATTACCCTTAATCTTCATAAGCAACTGAGGTGCTCCCATGAAAGTAGAAGAGGTAGAGAGGGGCACAAGGTAACACAAAGAGAACCCCCCACAGGCGGAGCTCTCTACCAACCTGTTCTAGGCATTGTGGACTGAGGCTACACCAGGTGACAAGGTGACACCAGCCCTGAGAAACTCAATGGCCACCCTCATCTGGATACAGCATCTCTTCCACCTAGGATTACACTGACCCACTCCAGGGTCGGGTGCAGGCTTCACTGAGGCTCTGCCTTCTCTAATTGAGCCTCAAAGAAACGATTCTATACAGAATTTCTTCCTCCCAACAGGAACCTGGGTTTCTTAACTCACCAGTCCCTCAACCCTTGGCAGTGCTTATTTATACCAGAAAATTAGCACCATCattacatttttttgtgtgttcaaAGCAATTATCTATTCTTATTTCAGTTTGTACTACAGCAACCTCTGGCCCTGCTGCACTGGCCCTAGGAAGCTCAGCTGAGAGCTAACTGGCTACAGCCAATGGAAGTCTCATGCAGCAGCTACCTAGCTCTAAGTGATCTGGAATGTCTAGCACATGAACAGTCCAAGCATTACTTAGCAGGAAAAGGGGCTTGTGGCAGCTCCTTTCTTGCCATGATCTCAGGTGAGGAGACTGGACCACTCGGACCTCCTGGTTGACAAACCGCAAGAAGATGACAAGATCCTCCTAAAAAGCCTTAGGAGAAAACCCACTTTacaggagctgaaggcaaaaTCTATCCACGTTTAGTGCTTTCCTGATTCCTTTCCACAGGGTAAGGTGCGGGACCAGACTTCTTCCTGCCATTCTGTTCTCATGATGTGACCTGGGAGTCCAGCTCCAATGAGGAGGTGCTACTGAGCCTGGGAAAGGATCGCTGATGCACTTTGTGCCCCAACTATAGTATGGGGTAGAGgatgtgaagataaaataattatttccatcAATGCTAAAGATGCAGATTGGGTTCATTAGAGGATCAACACAGTGACTTAAGTCACTTCAAACTCAGTACCTTTAGGGggaagaagacatttaaaaaccTGGGATCCTTCTATAGCAACGGTAGCTATTTGCTATTAGAATGGGTTTGTTCCATCAGGAGAAGCAAATGAGGCTTTGAATCCAAATCTCAACAGTTTCCATAAAGTTCTTCTGACTTAACAGGGCGAGGATAGATACTGGTTCTTTAGCTACCTATGGAGGCTGTGACTTCCCCTTTGGAAACATTTCCTGGGGACTGGCTTAGAGGCACTTCTCTCTTGAGATCTTAATTTCCAGCCATTTGGCCAAATACCAACATCCTGCACAAAGATCAGGAGTTTCTAAGagaaaagcttttcttttaacTGCCAATTCACACCCTCTGGAGAAAAGGTCTCAGTATAAGGCTCCAGGAGAGTCCCCAAGGATGGCAGGGTCACTCCTTCCCCCTTGTCCCTCATGCCAGAGTTTCAATTTCCCAACAGTCCTTTAACTCTGCTTCTAATTGTATGGTGACTGCTTTCTTGATGTTAACAATCTGATATCAGATGCTGCTATCAGTGGGCCTAATAGCtgaatttctagtttaattctacCTGAGAGTCAGTAACCCTTACAAAAGCCTGGATATCCATCCATTTAGATAAAGAACTgccaaaccccccacccccatcccccaaacCAGGCACAGCTCAAAAGTTGTTTTCCCAGGCAGGTCTGGAAGGAAGTAAATGGTGGTGAAtggaaagaaccaaaacaaaaccacaaagtGGCCAATCATGGCCCACCTTTCCCTCACTCCTTGTCCTGTGAGACATATCTAGAGCGGCTGTCAAGTCAATTACCTACCAAAGCCTACTTCAGAGAAGCTATTTCAGGATCAAACttctccatttaaattttttacataGCCTGCACAcatacccctcccccccaaaaaattcaCAGTTTATTTCATGAAACAAAGAGCTACGGTAATTTAACACACAACATAGTGAAAGAAGATTCTGACAGTGCAGTGCGAATATCTTTTTCTGATCACAACTACAGATGACAGGAGAGAAAAGGGCACAGGACTGGCACCAAGCAAACCCTACTCATACAGCCTAAAAGATTAGGGAAAGGGACCTACTAGCTGCAGTTATATACTTATTATTCTCACACATGATAAATACTTAATATAATGAACTTTAATGTTCTgggtgatttctttaaaaatatcttttc
It includes:
- the RAB24 gene encoding ras-related protein Rab-24 encodes the protein MSGQRVDVKVVMLGKEYVGKTSLVERYVHDRFLVGPYQNTIGAAFVAKVMSVGDRTVTLGIWDTAGSERYEAMSRIYYRGAKAAIVCYDLTDSSSFERAKFWVKELRNLEEGCQIYLCGTKSDLLEEDRRRRRVDFHDVQDYAENIKAQLFETSSKTGQSVDELFQKVAEDYVSVAAFQVMTEDKGVDLGQKANPYFYSCCHH